In the genome of Desulfobulbaceae bacterium DB1, the window TCGCCGTCCGCTTCCAGCCGCACCCGGTGCTGGCGAGCCTTGCGGAGCGGCTCATGGACAAGGTGGTTTATTCCATCAATTTCCCCCTGGTGGCGGTGGGTACCATGTGGCGGCTGCTGCAGCAGGGCGGGGAGTACAGCAGGGGAGATCTGCTGCACGCCATTCTGGTGCTGCTTCTCTGCATCGCCGTGCTCATTCGCGATCAGTTCGCCCATTTTATCCGACGGCACAGTCTGCAGGACGAGATCGGCGCCGAGTCAAAGGAATTTACCCGGTTGCGGGCCATTGTCGCCGCGCCGGTCGGTCTGCTGCTTTATACCTATGTCTTTTATGTTCCGGCCGGCACCGCCTCCTATCTGCACGGACTGACGGAGGTTTTTGCCTCCATTCCGGTGCGCTGGCTGTTTGTCGTCGAAATACTCTTTCTTATCATCAATTTCGGTTCAATCGCCGCCCATCTCCGGAAATATGGCGGAGCCTGCCTTGACGAACTCTGCCTGGATGATGATGAGTTGCGGCGCCGTATTCTTTCTTTTTTCCCCAATGCGCTCACCGTAATGAATGCCATGATGGGTATTCTGGCCGTTTTTTTTGCCTATCAGGGGAGAATGCGGGATGGATACCTGATTTTAATCGGAGCGGCCATATTCGATAAACTTGATGGGGCACTGGCCAGGCGGCTGGGGCTCACCGATACCGGGTCGACAACAGCGATGGGAAGTCGTTTCACCCTGGGCGGTATTCTGGATGACATTGCCGACGCAGTCAGCTTCTGTATTGTGCCCGCGGTGATTTTTTATATCAATCTGGTCGCTTTCCCTTCGCCTCTTCCGGGGGTGTCGGTGGGTTGGGTGGCTTTTCTTTATGCCCTGTTGGGGATCGTCCGGCTCATCTATTTCACCCTGGATCGGACACCCATCCCCGGTTATTTCAAAGGCATGCCGACGCCCGCCGCCGCCTTGCTGGTGGTGGCGCCGCTGGTGCTTTACTGTCAGGCGGGGATGGAGCACGATGTTTCTCTCGTTCGCTTCTGGGGAGCGGTCAGTTTCTGGATGATGCCCGTTGTTTCCCTGCTGATGAATTTTTATCCTGTTCATTATCTGCATTTCGGCCGTTACGTGGACCGTCATCCCTGGTTTGCCCGGTTTTGTTTTCTGAGTTTGCTGTTCTCGCTTTTTACCCCCTATTTTGCCCACCTCGCCCTTTTGTATCTCGTTCTCTATCTTTTGTCGCCTCTTGTCAGTTGGCGCTATGAGCCGGGCCGGGGGGCCTCGTCCGAGGGTGGGGGGCGGTAGGGAATATTCTTTTTGCCATCCGGCTCGCTCCAATAAAAAAAGGCTGTCCCCCATGCGCGGGACAGCCTTTTTTTTATTGGTAAAATTTTGTTGTTAGAACTTATGGCATTTTACGCACTGATACCCTTTCTCAAGATGTTTTTCGTGCAGTTCGTTGCTCTTCCAGGATTTCGAGCCGTGGCAGTCGTTGCAGAGGTCGCTTTTCGGTTTGACCAGGCCGGCCGGTTCCGTGGTATGACAACTGACGCAGAAGAGGCTGGCTTCGCCGCCGGTGTGTTCGCGGTGCATGGCGGTCCAGGAAAGCGATTCCCTCTCGTGGCACAGGGTGCAGTTTTTCACCTTGGCGGGCCAGGTGTGGTAGCCGAGTTCGCCGAAAGGCAGCATGCCGCCGCCGTCCGGGGTTTCACCGCTGCCGTCGTGGCATTCTTTGCAGGACGGGGCCATGGAGGCGGGCTCGACCCCATGTGAGATCAGCATTTCCGCGTCAACGTCAACCATCTGGTAGCCGCCGGTCATGCCCTGCTCTTCCATGCCTTTTTGCACGGCCAGATCAAAGTCGCCGGTCATGAACATCCACATGATGGAGGGTGGGATGATCTTTCCACTTTCGTGCAGCGGCATGAGGGAGAAGTGGCGTTTGATCGGCACGATCTTGGCTTTTCCGTCAAAAGGCGCTCCGTTGGCCTCGGCCATGGGATAGATGCCGCGTTCGTCCGGCCTGATGGTTTGGCCGACGCTGTAAACCTTGGAGGTGCCGTCAAACCAGACGTATTCCGGCTTGACATTGGAAGCCTCGACCTCTTCGCCGACAAATCCGCCCTGGCCTGAGCAGAAGGAGGGGTTCCACACCGGATTCAGCCAATCGCGGGACATCTCGGTTGCGCCGCCCTTGCCGAACTTTCTGATATGGCAGACCTGGCAGGAGAGCTGCCCCTTGGCGTGGCGGTTCAGTGTCGCGTTATCGTGGGGTGAAGCGGAATGGCAGCCCGTGCATTTCGGGTTGGGTGCTTCGGTTTGGCGGAGATCGATGCCGCGGCCGCCGATTTTGTGGTCTTTTGCGCTATGGCAGGCCGTGCAGCTGAGATCGGCGCCACCGGCATCCGCCGACATATGGACGTCTTCCTTCAGGCTGGGGGCCGCGGTACTTTGTCCCATGTCGCCCCGCTTCGTCCAGTCGCCGCCGCCTGCCTTGGCGTGGCAACGGAGACAGGACTGACGGGTGGGCAGGTGGACGTTGCGGGCCAGGTCAACCATGGTGGTGCCGGCCGGCATTTTGGCGAAATCAGGCTCGGTTTGGTAGTTTCCTTCCTCGTCGACCAGGCCGAACAGATAGGTTTTCGTTTCGCCGTTAATGTTGGTGACCGTCTCGGTGTTGTCCGGGTCAGGGACAAATGTTCGCTGATAGGTGTCGCTGTGGCACATCAGGCAGTCCACATCGGTCAGTTCCGGCGGATGGGGTGCATTGCCGTCCGCCCGGACATGGCAGCTGTAGCATGCGCCCTTTGACGAGGGGGCATAGGTGCAGAAGGTGTTGATGCCGTTGACGGCCTTGCCGTCATTGCCGCGGATGTTGGTTACATTCGGAGTGGGGCCGGACCATTGCATGTGAAGGCTGTCCAGCATGTCTTGCGCTTCGATTTCGTGGCAGGCGATGCAGGTTGCCGGGCCATCATAGGACTGAATGGACTGGTGGGCTGCGACCGGTTCCCGTGTCCCTCCGTTTTCGGTCGCTTCGGCCATGACTTGAAACTCGATCCTTTTGGCGGCTTTGTGTTTTTTGGCATCTTGCAGCCGGCAGCGATAATCCCATTCGCCGGTCATTTCATCGGAAGGGATGCTGAAGTTGTATGTCGCGGTTTTCCCTTTGATTTTCATTTTGCCGTTTGTAACGATCCTGGTACCTGATTCGTCCCAGATATCGATCAGGGCGCTTTTCAGGCCTCCTTCCCAGCTGCCTGTGCCGGTGCAGACAAAACGTGTTTTGTCGCCAAGCACGGTGGGAACCGGGTTGATTGACATGTTGATTCCCCTGGCCGCGGCGAAAGCGTCAGTGGAGGAAGCAAACAATGTGACAATGGCGGCGGTGACTAATATTTTTTTCATGCGGCACCTTGTGTAAAGGTTGAGTGAATGGGGTGATGTTGCTTGTTTCTTTGTGACAATGTGGTAGTCAGCATATTTGGTGCCAAGTGTGTTCTTGTGGTGAAATAATGCAATATCTGTATCTAATGTATTGATATGTGAAGAGAAAAAAGATTGAGAGGGTGCGAGCGCGGATTGCTTTCCGGGAATGCGTTTGTCGTAAAAAGGAGACATCGCCCTTGTTTCAGGTGCGACAAAATGCCGCACCTGAAACAAGGGGAACAGGCTGGGATAAAAAGGAAATTTGGTATTTGGGGAAAACGAAAAAACAGGTTGTATTCGTTTGCAGACAGGGTTAAAAAAAATGGCTCCTGTTAGGAAAAAATATAATAATTTTTACTGATGATTTGCAAACGCCCTGTTTTTTGAATGAAAATTTTTTAATGGCAAATCGAAATGAATATTTACAGGGTTGCGGTTGCCTTAGCTGGTGGCCGGATGGGGCGATGTCTGTAAATTTTCGAGCAAAGACGCAAGATTGTGCTCATCAAGGGTCTCTTTTTCAAGCAGGGTCGTGGCGCTTGTTTCCAGGATTTCCCTGTTGTTTTGCAGAATTTTGCTTGCTCGGTCATAGCAGTCGGCAATGATTTCCCGCACCGCCACATCAATTTCCCGGGCCGTTTCTTCGCTGACGGTGCGGGAAAGGGCGGGAACGCGGCCGCCGAGAAAGCTATCGTTGCTGCCTTCGTCGAGATCGACAAAGCCCAGTTTTTCGTTCATGCCGTATTTGACCACCATGCTGCGGGCGATATTGGTGGCGCGGCTGATATCATCGGCCGCGCCGGTGGACAGATGGGAAAAAACGATTTCTTCCGCCGCCCGGCCGCCGAAAAGGACGGTGATTTTGTTTTCCAGTTCATCGCGGGTCATGAGGAAACGGTCTTCGGTGGGGCGCTGGATGGTATAACCGAGGGCGCCGATGCCGCGAGGAATGATGGACACCTTGTGCAGTTTCTCCGACATGCGCAGCCCGGCCCCGACAATGGCGTGGCCCATTTCGTGGTAGGCCACCACCCTTCGTTCCTTTTCGTTCAGCACCCGGTTGCGTCGTTCCAGTCCGGCGACAATGCGCTCGATCGCCTCGTTGAAATCCGCGGTCGTCACCTGCTGACCATTTCTCCTGGTTGCGACCAGGGCAGCCTCGTTGACCAGGTTTTCCAGGTCGGCGCCGCTGAAGCCCGTGCTCATGGCGGCGATGGCGTCAAGGTCAAGATTCTGGTCGATATTTTTGATGTTTTTCAAGTGAACCTTGAGAATGGCGACACGTCCGATCTTGTCCGGCCGGTCAACCAGCACCTGGCGGTCGAATCTGCCGGCGCGGAGCAGGGCCGGATCAAGCACCTCCGGCCGGTTGGTGGCGGCGAGCAGCACAATGCCGGTGGAGGAGTCAAAACCGTCCATTTCCACCAGCAGCTGGTTGAGGGTTTGTTCCTTTTCGTCATGGCCGCCGGAGAACTGCGCCCCGGCTCGCGTTCTGCCGAGTGCGTCAAGCTCATCAATAAAGACGATGCAGGGTGCCTTGGTGCGGGCCTGTTCAAAAAGGTCACGCACCCGGGCCGCGCCGACACCGACAAACATCTCGACAAATTCCGACCCGCTGATGGAAAAAAAGGGGACTGCCGCCTCTCCCGCCACCGCCTTGGCCAACAGGGTCTTGCCGGTGCCGGGAGGACCGACCAGCAGGATCCCCTTGGGCATGCGTGCCCCCAAGCGCCCATAGGTTTCGGGATTTTTAAGAAAATTAACCACTTCGATCAGTTCGTCCTTGGCCTCGTCGGCCCCGGCCACATCCTGAAAGGATTTTTTGGTGTCCGTTTCAACGTAAACCTTGGCCTTGCTTTTGCCTACGGTCATGAAGGAGCCTCCCATGCCGCCTTTTTTGGCAAAATAGCGCATGGCCAGCACCCAGATACCGACGAAAATCAGGGCGGGCACCACCCATGACAGCAGATCATGCAAAAAGGTGCTTTGCACCACGCCGGTCATCTTGATGTTTTTTCCGGCAATGCGATCAGCCAGTTTTTCGTCAACCCGCACGGTGACAAACTGTTGTTTTTCGTCTCCCTGGGGGTCGCGGATGGTGCCGGACAAGGATTTGTCCGTGACATAGAGTTCCGCGATTCTGTCCTCGTCAAGAAGCTCGAGAAACCTGCTGTATGGAATGGTTTCGATCTGGGTAAACCCCACCCACAGATCATGCAGGATCATCACGCCGAAGAGTGCCAGCATGACATATAACATGGTGAA includes:
- a CDS encoding cell division protein FtsH, translating into MNQENRFTMLYVMLALFGVMILHDLWVGFTQIETIPYSRFLELLDEDRIAELYVTDKSLSGTIRDPQGDEKQQFVTVRVDEKLADRIAGKNIKMTGVVQSTFLHDLLSWVVPALIFVGIWVLAMRYFAKKGGMGGSFMTVGKSKAKVYVETDTKKSFQDVAGADEAKDELIEVVNFLKNPETYGRLGARMPKGILLVGPPGTGKTLLAKAVAGEAAVPFFSISGSEFVEMFVGVGAARVRDLFEQARTKAPCIVFIDELDALGRTRAGAQFSGGHDEKEQTLNQLLVEMDGFDSSTGIVLLAATNRPEVLDPALLRAGRFDRQVLVDRPDKIGRVAILKVHLKNIKNIDQNLDLDAIAAMSTGFSGADLENLVNEAALVATRRNGQQVTTADFNEAIERIVAGLERRNRVLNEKERRVVAYHEMGHAIVGAGLRMSEKLHKVSIIPRGIGALGYTIQRPTEDRFLMTRDELENKITVLFGGRAAEEIVFSHLSTGAADDISRATNIARSMVVKYGMNEKLGFVDLDEGSNDSFLGGRVPALSRTVSEETAREIDVAVREIIADCYDRASKILQNNREILETSATTLLEKETLDEHNLASLLENLQTSPHPATS
- a CDS encoding CDP-alcohol phosphatidyltransferase, yielding MQIPKKISTVLIYGRPPLVFCAMLCALGTMWNNSPTLYVSGVSLLFVSMIFDLMDGWFAVRFQPHPVLASLAERLMDKVVYSINFPLVAVGTMWRLLQQGGEYSRGDLLHAILVLLLCIAVLIRDQFAHFIRRHSLQDEIGAESKEFTRLRAIVAAPVGLLLYTYVFYVPAGTASYLHGLTEVFASIPVRWLFVVEILFLIINFGSIAAHLRKYGGACLDELCLDDDELRRRILSFFPNALTVMNAMMGILAVFFAYQGRMRDGYLILIGAAIFDKLDGALARRLGLTDTGSTTAMGSRFTLGGILDDIADAVSFCIVPAVIFYINLVAFPSPLPGVSVGWVAFLYALLGIVRLIYFTLDRTPIPGYFKGMPTPAAALLVVAPLVLYCQAGMEHDVSLVRFWGAVSFWMMPVVSLLMNFYPVHYLHFGRYVDRHPWFARFCFLSLLFSLFTPYFAHLALLYLVLYLLSPLVSWRYEPGRGASSEGGGR